One Salinimonas marina DNA segment encodes these proteins:
- a CDS encoding MBL fold metallo-hydrolase, with protein sequence MIKVEPFYDENTGTGSYVVYDDTSRAALIIDAVLHFDVASGRLEFDLAKQQLQFIKTQNLQLHYICETHAHADHLSAAAYLRQHSQARTVISEGIGEVQQQFSMRFNKPVTEDQTQLYDILVNDGDTLMLGKHTLKVMATPGHTPDSVSYLIGGHIFVGDTLFMPDVGTARCDFPGGDAHQLYQSIQRIHALPDETRIWVCHDYPLAGRSVQLYTNVKISRNENVHVNPTINEAEFVALRTQRDATLKVPRLLYPALQVNLWGALLPDQEAGGQRFIKIPLIVDEDSYVTQ encoded by the coding sequence ATGATTAAGGTCGAACCTTTCTATGACGAAAATACCGGTACCGGTAGCTATGTGGTGTATGATGACACCAGCCGGGCCGCCCTCATTATTGATGCCGTGCTGCATTTTGATGTTGCCAGCGGCCGGCTTGAATTTGATCTGGCTAAGCAGCAACTTCAGTTTATCAAGACGCAAAATCTGCAGCTGCACTATATTTGCGAAACCCACGCCCATGCGGACCATCTTAGCGCCGCGGCGTACTTACGCCAGCATAGTCAGGCCCGCACGGTGATAAGCGAAGGGATTGGCGAAGTGCAGCAACAGTTTTCAATGCGCTTCAATAAGCCGGTGACCGAAGATCAAACCCAGTTGTACGATATTCTGGTCAATGACGGTGACACCTTAATGCTGGGAAAGCATACCCTGAAGGTGATGGCCACCCCCGGCCATACTCCTGACAGTGTCAGTTATCTGATTGGTGGCCATATTTTTGTGGGCGACACCCTGTTTATGCCCGATGTGGGTACCGCCCGATGCGACTTCCCCGGCGGTGATGCCCATCAGCTTTATCAGAGTATTCAGAGAATTCACGCCCTGCCCGATGAGACTCGCATCTGGGTTTGTCATGATTATCCGCTGGCGGGCCGGTCGGTACAGTTGTACACAAATGTAAAAATAAGCCGTAATGAGAATGTGCACGTAAACCCCACCATCAATGAAGCCGAATTTGTTGCGCTTCGTACCCAACGGGATGCTACGCTGAAGGTGCCGCGGTTATTGTACCCGGCCTTACAGGTAAACCTTTGGGGCGCGCTGCTGCCCGATCAGGAAGCCGGGGGTCAGCGTTTTATAAAAATTCCACTGATAGTAGATGAGGACAGTTATGTTACCCAGTGA
- a CDS encoding YeeE/YedE family protein, giving the protein MRFILTALLAGFLFGAGLTISMMTDPARVLGFLDIFGAWDPTLAFVMAGALAIYMPIYQFYIKPRGRTVFNEPCQLPETKQVDKPLITGAVLFGVGWGLSGICPGPGLANLSGGQPAIYVFILTMLLGMIGATMYQKK; this is encoded by the coding sequence ATGCGTTTTATATTAACCGCCTTACTGGCTGGCTTTTTATTCGGAGCCGGGCTGACGATTTCGATGATGACCGACCCTGCCCGGGTATTGGGTTTCCTGGATATCTTTGGTGCCTGGGACCCAACACTGGCGTTTGTGATGGCCGGGGCGCTGGCGATATATATGCCCATATATCAGTTTTATATAAAGCCACGGGGTCGCACTGTATTTAACGAACCGTGTCAGCTCCCGGAAACCAAGCAGGTGGATAAACCGCTCATTACCGGCGCGGTATTATTTGGAGTTGGCTGGGGATTAAGTGGCATCTGCCCGGGGCCCGGACTGGCAAACTTAAGCGGCGGGCAACCTGCCATTTATGTATTCATCCTGACCATGTTGCTTGGTATGATAGGCGCTACTATGTATCAGAAAAAATAA
- the arsH gene encoding arsenical resistance protein ArsH, which yields MSLSHELPQLDESQFEVPEVSNFTVNNAGHKPRILLLFGSLRKRSFSRLVVEECARLLNAMGAEAKIFDPHGLPQTDTEDEHHPKVKELRELMMWSEGQVWCSPERHGSMTSIFKSQLDWVPLNLGGVRPTQGKTLAVMQVCGGSQSFNTVNQLRILGRWMRMFTIPNQSSVPKAFLEFDDEGRMKPSSFYHRIVDVMEELMKFTLLLRDNKDHLTDRYSERVESAEEVSKRVNQRSL from the coding sequence ATGTCTTTATCCCATGAGTTGCCCCAGCTCGATGAGTCCCAGTTTGAAGTGCCCGAAGTCAGCAACTTTACAGTGAATAACGCCGGTCACAAACCCCGTATTCTGTTGCTGTTTGGTTCATTGCGAAAGCGTTCGTTCAGCCGCCTGGTGGTTGAAGAATGCGCGCGTCTGCTCAACGCCATGGGCGCCGAAGCTAAGATCTTTGACCCCCACGGTCTGCCGCAAACCGACACCGAAGATGAACATCACCCAAAGGTCAAAGAGCTGCGGGAGCTGATGATGTGGTCAGAAGGGCAGGTGTGGTGTTCGCCAGAGCGTCACGGCTCCATGACCTCCATCTTTAAAAGCCAGCTGGACTGGGTGCCGCTCAATTTAGGGGGGGTGCGGCCTACGCAGGGAAAAACCCTGGCGGTGATGCAGGTGTGTGGTGGCTCGCAATCGTTTAATACGGTCAATCAGTTGCGTATTTTAGGGCGCTGGATGCGGATGTTTACCATTCCCAATCAGTCTTCAGTGCCTAAAGCATTTCTGGAGTTTGATGACGAAGGTCGGATGAAACCTTCATCTTTTTACCATCGCATTGTGGATGTGATGGAGGAACTGATGAAATTCACCCTGTTGCTGCGCGACAATAAAGACCATCTGACTGACCGTTATTCAGAGCGGGTGGAAAGCGCCGAAGAGGTAAGCAAGCGGGTGAATCAGCGCAGCCTTTAA
- a CDS encoding ArsR/SmtB family transcription factor yields the protein MSPEEMAANADTAARLLRAMANRHRLMLLCLLNNGEQSVGQLNEVLQLPQSSLSQQLSVLRKDELVHTRRDAQTIYYSLASDEVKTIIATLYQLYCTEAS from the coding sequence ATGAGTCCGGAAGAGATGGCCGCCAATGCCGATACTGCTGCCCGGCTATTGCGGGCGATGGCCAATCGTCACCGGCTCATGCTGTTGTGTTTGCTTAATAATGGCGAACAATCGGTGGGGCAACTGAACGAGGTGTTACAGCTGCCCCAGTCCAGTTTGTCCCAGCAGCTCAGCGTGCTGCGTAAAGACGAGCTGGTCCACACCCGGCGCGATGCGCAGACCATTTACTATTCTTTGGCCAGTGATGAGGTAAAAACCATCATCGCCACTTTGTACCAGCTTTACTGTACCGAAGCATCTTAA
- a CDS encoding YbaK/EbsC family protein codes for MTPAINVLNQSGSVYELHQFHPTGGAHSYGREAARQLAVEAQRLFKTLLVRLESGAFVVALVPVSGQLDLKKLAQIIGERKACLAEFTDVPRITGYLPGASAHWV; via the coding sequence ATGACCCCGGCGATTAACGTTCTTAACCAGAGCGGTAGCGTCTATGAGCTTCATCAGTTCCATCCTACTGGCGGTGCGCACAGTTATGGTCGTGAAGCAGCCAGGCAGCTTGCGGTAGAGGCGCAGCGGCTATTTAAAACCTTGCTGGTCAGGCTTGAGTCAGGCGCGTTTGTGGTAGCCCTGGTGCCGGTGTCCGGGCAGCTGGATTTAAAAAAACTGGCGCAAATCATTGGCGAGCGTAAGGCCTGTCTGGCGGAATTTACCGATGTGCCCCGAATCACCGGGTACTTACCCGGGGCGTCAGCCCATTGGGTTTAA
- a CDS encoding sulfite exporter TauE/SafE family protein: MNIMLGMIIVSALLIGATLGVLGAGGAILTMPALLFFTPMDEKTAVAHSLVIVGVIALAGWGVNSVRHPGHFSWRLFGIFALTSLPGAAVGAIAGASLPNGVQLTLLVTIMFFSAYKMLGKKSHQNSGESRLLVLLPAGFGTGAITGLVGVGGGFLMVPALHLLAGLPLKNATVTSLGLIVLNTAAAILALSVNQNWIAWDLPVLMIMAAGGVAGTFAAVLVSHKISAPRLQKGFAMCLIVVATVLVGTRLLAA; this comes from the coding sequence ATGAACATTATGCTGGGGATGATTATTGTAAGTGCACTGCTAATCGGTGCCACGCTGGGTGTACTGGGGGCCGGCGGTGCTATTTTAACCATGCCTGCATTATTGTTTTTTACGCCTATGGATGAAAAAACCGCCGTGGCACACTCGCTGGTCATTGTCGGGGTGATTGCGCTCGCCGGCTGGGGAGTAAACAGTGTGCGCCACCCGGGTCACTTCAGCTGGCGTCTGTTTGGTATTTTTGCGCTGACCAGTTTGCCAGGCGCGGCGGTCGGGGCCATAGCCGGCGCCAGCCTCCCGAATGGCGTGCAACTGACCTTACTGGTCACGATTATGTTCTTCAGTGCCTATAAAATGCTGGGTAAAAAGTCGCACCAGAACAGTGGCGAGTCCAGACTTCTGGTGCTGCTGCCCGCCGGTTTCGGGACCGGGGCCATTACCGGGCTGGTGGGTGTGGGCGGCGGGTTTCTAATGGTGCCCGCCTTGCATTTGCTGGCCGGACTCCCGCTTAAAAACGCCACGGTTACCAGCCTGGGTCTGATTGTATTAAACACCGCTGCCGCAATTTTAGCGCTGAGCGTCAATCAAAACTGGATTGCGTGGGACCTACCGGTACTTATGATTATGGCTGCCGGCGGGGTGGCGGGCACCTTCGCTGCTGTACTGGTTAGCCATAAGATCAGTGCCCCCCGTTTACAAAAAGGCTTTGCGATGTGTCTTATCGTGGTGGCAACCGTGCTGGTGGGCACCCGCTTACTGGCCGCTTAA
- a CDS encoding rhodanese-like domain-containing protein, whose product MLSFTHYLTDIKQQIDELSVHQVYQRQPDRPLLIDIREPEEWQGGVLPGALCCARGILESRIETLLRETTSADPEVILYCRSGARSALAAYSLAQMQFSRVYSMAGGITAWQEQGYPLNPLLSAQRAK is encoded by the coding sequence ATGTTGTCTTTTACGCATTACCTTACGGATATCAAACAGCAAATCGATGAGCTTAGCGTGCATCAGGTTTATCAGCGCCAACCCGACAGACCACTGCTGATTGATATCCGGGAACCGGAGGAATGGCAGGGCGGGGTTTTGCCCGGGGCGTTATGTTGCGCCCGCGGAATCCTGGAAAGCCGTATCGAAACCCTGCTCAGGGAAACAACCTCAGCAGATCCTGAGGTTATCTTGTATTGCCGCTCAGGGGCCCGCTCGGCGCTGGCGGCCTATTCGCTGGCGCAAATGCAGTTTTCCCGGGTGTATTCCATGGCCGGTGGCATTACTGCCTGGCAAGAGCAGGGCTACCCATTAAACCCATTATTATCGGCACAGCGGGCAAAATGA
- a CDS encoding YeeE/YedE family protein, whose translation MLPSDWIQGFAGGMLIGAGAIVLMLFNGRIAGISGITASALTQLKQSSWRWAFLAGLIAAPLVTALAGFKLPESIPASLPMMAVAGLLVGIGTRIGSGCTSGHGICGLSRWSLRSLFATLIFMGTAVLTVSVVRHLV comes from the coding sequence ATGTTACCCAGTGATTGGATTCAGGGTTTTGCCGGCGGCATGTTAATTGGTGCCGGTGCCATTGTACTGATGCTGTTTAATGGTCGCATTGCCGGTATTTCCGGTATAACCGCCTCGGCGCTGACCCAGCTTAAGCAGTCGTCCTGGCGTTGGGCGTTTCTGGCAGGGCTGATAGCAGCGCCGTTAGTGACTGCGCTGGCGGGTTTTAAGCTACCCGAAAGTATTCCGGCCAGCTTACCGATGATGGCGGTGGCTGGCTTACTGGTTGGGATCGGCACCCGAATTGGTTCCGGCTGTACCAGCGGCCATGGTATCTGCGGGTTATCCCGCTGGTCACTACGTTCTTTATTCGCCACGCTGATATTTATGGGCACCGCGGTGCTCACCGTATCCGTTGTTCGCCACCTAGTGTAG